A window of the Pongo abelii isolate AG06213 chromosome 10, NHGRI_mPonAbe1-v2.0_pri, whole genome shotgun sequence genome harbors these coding sequences:
- the CLEC1B gene encoding C-type lectin domain family 1 member B isoform X2 produces the protein MQDEDGYITLNIKTRKPALVSAVMQHNYLQDENENRTGTLQQLAKRFCQYVIKQSELKGTFKGHKCSPCDTNWRYYGDSCYGFFRHNLTWQESKQYCTDMNATLLKIDNQNIVEYIKARTSLIRWVGLSRQKSNEVWKWEDGSGISENMYEFLEDGKGNMNCAYFHNGKMHPTFCENRHYLMCERKAGMTKVDQLP, from the exons ATGCAGGATGAAGATGGATATATCACCTTAAATATTAAAACTCGGAAACCAGCTCTCGTCTCCG CTGTCATGCAGCACAATTACCTACAAGACGAGAATGAAAATCGCACAGGAACTCTGCAACAATTAGCAAAGCGCTTCTGCCAATATGTAATAAAACAATCAGAACTAAAAGGCACTTTCA AAGGTCATAAATGCAGCCCCTGTGACACAAACTGGAGATATTACGGAGATAGCTGCTATGGGTTCTTCAGGCACAACTTAACATGGCAAGAGAGTAAGCAGTACTGCACTGACATGAATGCTACCCTCCTGAAGATTGACAACCAGAACATTGTG GAATACATCAAAGCCAGGACTAGTTTAATTCGTTGGGTCGGATTATCTCGCCAGAAGTCGAATGAGGTctggaagtgggaggatggctcggGTATCTCAGAAAATAT GTATGAGTTTTtggaagatggaaaaggaaatatgaacTGTGCTTATTTTCATAATGGGAAAATGCACCCTACCTTCTGTGAGAACAGACATTATTTAATGTGTGAGAGGAAGGCTGGCATGACCAAGGTGGACCAACTACCTTAA
- the CLEC1B gene encoding C-type lectin domain family 1 member B isoform X1 — MQDEDGYITLNIKTRKPALVSVGPASSSWWRVMALILLILCVGMVVGLVALGIWSVMQHNYLQDENENRTGTLQQLAKRFCQYVIKQSELKGTFKGHKCSPCDTNWRYYGDSCYGFFRHNLTWQESKQYCTDMNATLLKIDNQNIVEYIKARTSLIRWVGLSRQKSNEVWKWEDGSGISENMYEFLEDGKGNMNCAYFHNGKMHPTFCENRHYLMCERKAGMTKVDQLP; from the exons ATGCAGGATGAAGATGGATATATCACCTTAAATATTAAAACTCGGAAACCAGCTCTCGTCTCCG TTGGCCCTGCATCGTCCTCCTGGTGGCGTGTGATGGCTTTGATTCTGCTGATCCTGTGCGTGGGGATGGTTGTCGGGCTGGTGGCTCTGGGGATTTGGT CTGTCATGCAGCACAATTACCTACAAGACGAGAATGAAAATCGCACAGGAACTCTGCAACAATTAGCAAAGCGCTTCTGCCAATATGTAATAAAACAATCAGAACTAAAAGGCACTTTCA AAGGTCATAAATGCAGCCCCTGTGACACAAACTGGAGATATTACGGAGATAGCTGCTATGGGTTCTTCAGGCACAACTTAACATGGCAAGAGAGTAAGCAGTACTGCACTGACATGAATGCTACCCTCCTGAAGATTGACAACCAGAACATTGTG GAATACATCAAAGCCAGGACTAGTTTAATTCGTTGGGTCGGATTATCTCGCCAGAAGTCGAATGAGGTctggaagtgggaggatggctcggGTATCTCAGAAAATAT GTATGAGTTTTtggaagatggaaaaggaaatatgaacTGTGCTTATTTTCATAATGGGAAAATGCACCCTACCTTCTGTGAGAACAGACATTATTTAATGTGTGAGAGGAAGGCTGGCATGACCAAGGTGGACCAACTACCTTAA